In the Paenibacillus sp. FSL R7-0337 genome, TGTTCCGACCATTTGTGCAGCGTTTCTCTGGTACGCTCTTCAACCAGCTCTTTATATTTTCTCGTTGTCATAATAGCTCCTTCAGTCCAGCTTATCCTACAAAAATCCAATAAATCATATTTCACATCAAGTGTCAATGTTATTATAACCTCAGGAAAATGCAAGCTCAAATCTCTGATCAGCCCGACACAAAAGCTTTGGTTGATAACCTATCCTTGATTTGACATAATAATTAAAATCGTTCATTCCGTTAATGCGGCAATGAGCGAAGATTATAGATCATGGATAACGGGAGGCTTTTCAATTGAAGGGGATTATTACTGTACTCGGGAAAGACAAGGTAGGCATTATCGCCAAAGTATGTACATACCTCGCAGAGCACAATCTGAACATTCTGGACATCTCCCAGACGATTGTGCAGGATTATTTCAACATGATGATGATCGTGGACATCTCTGCCCCCAGTAAGTCGTTCGAGGAGATTGTAGAGGAGCTTCAGCAGGTAGGGGAAGACATCGGTGTGGAAATCAAGCTGCAGCATGAGGATATCTTCAATATTATGCACCGGATTTAACCGGCGAGGAGAGGAGTGAGCGCTAGTGAT is a window encoding:
- a CDS encoding ACT domain-containing protein, whose translation is MKGIITVLGKDKVGIIAKVCTYLAEHNLNILDISQTIVQDYFNMMMIVDISAPSKSFEEIVEELQQVGEDIGVEIKLQHEDIFNIMHRI